The Chryseolinea soli nucleotide sequence ACGCATCCCGGTGTCAAATCAATTTGTGCTGCCGATCAAAACCTGACAGAAGTCTTCGGTGCAGGGGGTATTGACTGGCCGGGACGAACCTCGACCGGTGCGGTGCTCGTGCATTCGATTGACGTGGATTCGGATTTTTTGGAGACCATGAAGATAGCGCTTGTAAAGGGCTGGAATTTCAGCGCTGACGAAAAGATCGATACGGCCTCTTTACTGGTCAATGAAGAAGCGGCCAGATTGTTTGGTATCGACGATCCACTTGGCTTACGCGTTCAGGGTGTATGCAAAGGTGGCGCGACCGTAGTGGGCGTTGTGCAGGACTTTCACTTTAAATCCATTCATGAGAAAGTCGCGCCCATTCTGATCCTGCAAAGAAATGTCGAATTCCGCTACAAGAACGTCATGGTCCGCGTCGAGGGCGATATGAAACAAAATATCGCCACCATCGAAAACGTCTGGAAACAGTTCAACCCGGACGATCCGTTCAAGTACAGCTTCATGGACGATGATTTTGCAGCGTTGTATCGCACGGAAGAAGTCACGGAAACGCTGTTCAAAATTTTTGCAGGGCTCGGCATTGTCATCGCGTGCCTCGGATTGTTTGGTCTGTCATCCTTTACGGTAGAGATGAAGAATAAAGAATATTCCATCCGGAAAGTGTTCGGCGCATCCTCTTCATCGCTATTTTATTCATCAACGATGAGTCATTTGGCCCTGGTCTTCATCGCCACGGTCATTGCCGGTCCTTTGGCGTATTATTTTGCAGCGCAGTGGTTGGGTACATTTGCTTATCACGCCCCGCTTTCGATCTATCCATTTGTCATCGCGGGAGCCACTTCCGTCGTACTCGCCTTTGCCACCGTCGCCTATCAATCCGTCCGGGTAGCCGTTACAAAGCCGAATGCGATACTTCGCGCGGAATAAAAGCACGTAGCCCTCAGCACGCTAATTCATTGAAAATGAGCGCCAAATCGCCATTTTTTGAATAAAAAGGAGCAAATCTGCCCCGGCTTCCAAAAAAAAATCTTAAAAATTGTATCCGTAGTCAAATGGCTACGTATATATTTGTAGTCAAATGGCTACACAATAATCAAAAACGATTTTGGGTATGAAACTTAGAAGAGATCCTTTTCAGGCGATAGCCGACCCCACCCGGAGGGCCATCCTGGTTTTGCTCGCTGCGCAGACCATGACCGCCGGCGCTATTGCCGACAACTTTGCGACCGCACGACCTACCATCTCAAAGCATATGCAAATATTGAGCGAGTGCGAGCTGATCGAAGCGAGTCAGCAGGGGCGGGAAATTTTTTATCAACTAAGAGCCGATAAAATGAAAGACATCGATCAGTGGCTGGCACAATTCAGGAAGATCTGGGAATCCCGCTTTGATCAATTGGACCATGTATTATCAACCCTTCAAAATAAAAACGATGAAGCTTAACTTACAATTCGACTTCCTGGTCGACAAGGCAAAAAACACCATTACCCTGAGACGCGAATTTGCGGCACATCGCCAGTTGGTTTGGGATGCGCACACCAAAAGCGAGTTGCTGGATCAATGGTTTGCTCCCAGACCGCTTACTGTAAAAACAAAATCAATGGATTTCAGAGACGGAGGCCACTGGCATTACGTGATGGTCGAGCCTTCGGGATCAGAATACTGGGGTCGTTTGGATTATCTGAAAATACGTCCGATCGACAACTATACGGCGCTCGATGGATTTTCCGACGCCTCTGGCAACATCAACCCAGACCTTCCCCGTGCCCAGTGGGATGTAAGCTTTCAAGACCTTGCCAAACATGCTCTTGTTCAAACGATCGTCACCTATAAATCGCTGGCCGATTTGGAAACGGTCATAAAAATGGGAATGGAACAAGGAATGACCTCCACGCTGGAAAGATTGGATGACTTGTTACTCACACTCACTAAATAATTGGCCATGAAACAGAAGATCATCTTTATCGTGAGCCTGGTTTTCGGATTGATGTTCGTCAACGCCGGGCTGAATAAATTTTTCAACTACATGCCCATGCCGGATGACATCCCCGAAAAAATGGCAAACGCCTGGAATGCCTTTATGACGATC carries:
- a CDS encoding metalloregulator ArsR/SmtB family transcription factor produces the protein MKLRRDPFQAIADPTRRAILVLLAAQTMTAGAIADNFATARPTISKHMQILSECELIEASQQGREIFYQLRADKMKDIDQWLAQFRKIWESRFDQLDHVLSTLQNKNDEA
- a CDS encoding SRPBCC family protein — encoded protein: MKLNLQFDFLVDKAKNTITLRREFAAHRQLVWDAHTKSELLDQWFAPRPLTVKTKSMDFRDGGHWHYVMVEPSGSEYWGRLDYLKIRPIDNYTALDGFSDASGNINPDLPRAQWDVSFQDLAKHALVQTIVTYKSLADLETVIKMGMEQGMTSTLERLDDLLLTLTK